In Pseudomonas sp. Leaf58, one DNA window encodes the following:
- a CDS encoding sarcosine oxidase subunit alpha yields the protein MSQTYRLASGGRIDRSKVLNFTFNGKTYQGYAGDSLAAALLANGVDIVGRSFKYSRPRGIIAAGTEEPNAILQIGSSEATQIPNVRATQQALYAGLVATSTNGWPNVNNDVMGILGKVGGSMMPPGFYYKTFMYPKSFWMTYEKYIRKAAGLGRAPLQNDPDSYDYMNQHCDVLIVGAGPAGLAAALAAARSGARVILADEQEEFGGSLLDTRETLDGKPAADWVSAVVKELEGLPEVTLLPRATVNGYHDHNFLTIHERLTDHLGDRAPIGQVRHRVHRVRAKRVVLAAGAHERPLVYGNNDVPGNMLAGAVSTYVRRYGVAPGRKLVLSTNNDHAYRAALDWHDAGLQVVAIADARHNPRGSLVEEARAKGIRILTSSAVVEAKGSKHVTGARVAAIDVQAHKVTSPGETLECDLIATSGGYSPIVHLASHLGGRPVWRDDILGFVPGDAPQKRVCVGGIHGVYALGDVIADGFEGGVRAATEAGFKATAGSLPKTVARKEEATVALFQVPHDKGTKGPKQFVDQQNDVTAAGIELATREGFESVEHVKRYTALGFGTDQGKLGNINGLAIAARSIGITIPEMGTTMFRPNYTPVTFGAVAGRHCGHLFEPVRFTALHAWHVKNGAEFEDVGQWKRPWYFPKAGEDIHAAVTRECKAVRDSVGLLDASTLGKIDIQGPDAREFLNRIYTNAWTKLDVGKARYGLMCKEDGMVFDDGVTACVGDNHFIMTTTTGGAARVLQWMELYHQTEWPELKVYFTSVTDHWATMTLSGPNSRKLLSELTDIDMDKEAFPFMTWKEGNVGGVPARVFRISFTGELSYEVNVQANYAMGVLEKIIEAGKKYNLTPYGTETMHVLRAEKGFIIVGQDTDGSMNPDDLNMSWCVGRNKPYSWIGLRGMNREDCVRENRKQLVGLKPVDPNQWLPEGAQLVFDPKQPIPMDMVGHVTSSYASNSLGYSFAMGVVKGGLKRMGERVYSPQADGSVIEAEIVSSVFFDPKGERQNV from the coding sequence ATGAGCCAGACCTATCGCCTCGCCAGCGGCGGCCGTATCGACCGCAGCAAGGTCCTGAACTTCACCTTCAACGGCAAGACCTACCAGGGTTATGCCGGTGACAGCCTGGCCGCCGCGTTGCTGGCCAATGGCGTCGACATCGTTGGCCGCAGCTTCAAGTACTCGCGCCCACGCGGCATCATCGCCGCCGGTACCGAAGAGCCGAACGCCATCCTGCAGATCGGCTCCAGCGAAGCCACCCAGATCCCTAACGTGCGTGCCACCCAGCAGGCACTGTACGCGGGCCTTGTAGCCACCAGCACCAACGGCTGGCCAAACGTCAATAACGACGTCATGGGCATCCTCGGCAAGGTCGGTGGCAGCATGATGCCGCCGGGCTTCTACTACAAAACCTTCATGTACCCGAAATCGTTCTGGATGACGTACGAGAAGTACATCCGCAAGGCAGCCGGCCTGGGCCGCGCGCCGCTGCAGAACGACCCGGACAGCTACGACTACATGAACCAGCACTGCGACGTGCTGATCGTCGGTGCCGGCCCTGCTGGCCTGGCTGCGGCATTGGCCGCTGCGCGCAGCGGTGCCCGCGTGATCCTGGCCGACGAGCAGGAGGAGTTCGGCGGCAGCCTGCTCGACACCCGCGAAACCCTGGACGGCAAGCCTGCCGCTGATTGGGTCAGCGCCGTGGTCAAAGAGCTGGAAGGCCTGCCGGAAGTGACCCTGCTGCCACGCGCCACGGTCAACGGCTACCACGACCATAACTTCCTGACCATTCACGAGCGCCTCACCGACCACCTCGGCGACCGCGCCCCGATCGGCCAGGTGCGCCACCGCGTGCACCGTGTTCGCGCCAAGCGCGTAGTGCTGGCTGCGGGTGCCCACGAGCGCCCACTGGTGTACGGCAACAACGATGTGCCGGGCAACATGCTGGCCGGTGCTGTTTCCACTTACGTTCGCCGCTACGGCGTGGCCCCTGGCCGCAAGCTTGTGCTGTCGACCAACAACGACCACGCCTACCGCGCCGCGCTGGACTGGCACGATGCTGGCCTGCAAGTGGTCGCCATTGCCGATGCCCGCCACAACCCGCGTGGTTCGCTGGTTGAAGAAGCACGTGCGAAAGGCATTCGCATCCTTACCTCCAGCGCCGTGGTCGAGGCCAAGGGCAGCAAGCACGTCACCGGCGCCCGCGTGGCCGCCATCGACGTGCAAGCGCACAAGGTCACCAGCCCTGGCGAAACCCTCGAGTGCGACCTGATCGCAACTTCCGGCGGTTACAGCCCGATCGTTCACCTGGCTTCGCACTTGGGCGGTCGCCCGGTATGGCGTGACGACATCCTTGGCTTCGTGCCGGGCGATGCCCCGCAAAAGCGTGTGTGCGTGGGCGGTATCCATGGCGTCTACGCCTTGGGCGACGTTATTGCCGATGGCTTCGAAGGCGGCGTACGTGCAGCCACCGAAGCCGGTTTCAAGGCCACCGCTGGCAGCCTGCCGAAAACCGTAGCGCGCAAGGAAGAGGCCACCGTGGCGCTGTTCCAGGTGCCGCACGACAAGGGTACCAAAGGGCCGAAACAGTTCGTCGACCAGCAAAACGACGTGACCGCTGCCGGTATCGAACTGGCTACCCGTGAAGGCTTCGAGTCGGTCGAACACGTAAAACGCTACACCGCACTGGGCTTCGGTACCGACCAGGGCAAACTGGGCAACATCAACGGCCTGGCCATCGCCGCCCGTTCGATCGGCATCACCATTCCGGAAATGGGCACCACCATGTTCCGCCCCAACTACACGCCGGTCACCTTCGGCGCGGTAGCGGGCCGTCACTGTGGTCACCTGTTCGAGCCCGTACGCTTCACCGCCCTGCATGCCTGGCACGTGAAGAACGGCGCCGAATTCGAAGACGTCGGCCAGTGGAAGCGCCCGTGGTACTTCCCGAAAGCCGGTGAAGACATCCATGCCGCGGTGACCCGTGAGTGCAAGGCCGTGCGTGACAGCGTGGGCCTGCTGGACGCCTCGACCCTGGGCAAGATCGACATCCAGGGCCCAGACGCCCGCGAGTTCCTCAACCGCATCTACACCAACGCCTGGACCAAGCTCGACGTGGGCAAGGCCCGCTACGGCCTGATGTGCAAGGAAGACGGCATGGTCTTCGACGACGGCGTAACCGCCTGCGTCGGCGACAACCACTTCATCATGACCACCACCACCGGCGGTGCCGCCCGCGTGCTGCAGTGGATGGAGCTGTACCACCAGACCGAATGGCCGGAACTGAAGGTGTACTTCACCTCGGTAACCGACCACTGGGCCACCATGACCCTGTCCGGTCCTAACAGCCGCAAGCTGCTGAGCGAGCTGACCGACATCGACATGGACAAGGAAGCCTTCCCGTTCATGACCTGGAAGGAAGGCAACGTTGGCGGCGTACCTGCCCGCGTGTTCCGTATTTCCTTCACCGGTGAACTGTCGTACGAAGTCAACGTGCAAGCCAACTACGCCATGGGCGTGCTGGAAAAGATCATCGAGGCCGGCAAGAAGTACAACCTGACCCCGTACGGCACCGAGACCATGCACGTACTGCGTGCCGAGAAGGGCTTCATCATCGTCGGCCAGGATACTGATGGCTCGATGAACCCGGACGACCTGAACATGAGCTGGTGCGTGGGTCGCAACAAGCCGTACTCGTGGATTGGCCTGCGTGGCATGAACCGCGAAGACTGCGTGCGCGAGAACCGCAAGCAGCTGGTCGGCCTGAAGCCTGTGGATCCGAACCAGTGGCTGCCGGAAGGCGCCCAGCTGGTATTCGACCCCAAGCAACCGATCCCGATGGACATGGTTGGCCACGTCACCTCCAGCTACGCATCCAACTCCCTGGGCTACTCGTTCGCCATGGGCGTGGTCAAGGGCGGCCTGAAGCGCATGGGTGAGCGCGTGTACTCGCCGCAGGCCGATGGCAGCGTGATCGAAGCGGAAATCGTGTCTTCGGTGTTCTTCGATCCGAAGGGTGAGCGGCAGAACGTCTAA
- a CDS encoding sarcosine oxidase subunit gamma, which yields MSAINVYQQNPGAEAKAQSPLHHADLASLVGKGRKNAGVTLRERKFLGHLTLRGDGHDPEFAAGVHKALGLELPVALTVVANNEMSLQWVGPDEWLLIVPGGQELAVEQKLRAALEGQHIQMVNVSGGQSLLELRGPNVREVLMKSTSYDVHPNNFPVGKAVGTVFAKSQLVIRRTAEDTWELVIRRSFADYWWLWLQDASAEYGLSIEA from the coding sequence ATGAGCGCTATCAACGTCTACCAGCAAAACCCCGGCGCAGAGGCCAAAGCCCAGTCGCCACTGCACCACGCCGACCTGGCCAGCCTGGTTGGCAAAGGCCGCAAGAACGCAGGCGTGACCCTGCGTGAACGCAAGTTCCTCGGCCACTTGACCCTGCGTGGCGATGGCCATGACCCAGAGTTCGCCGCCGGTGTGCACAAGGCCCTGGGCCTGGAGCTGCCAGTGGCCCTGACCGTGGTTGCCAACAACGAGATGTCGTTGCAATGGGTCGGCCCTGACGAGTGGTTGCTGATCGTCCCCGGTGGCCAGGAACTGGCAGTCGAGCAAAAGCTGCGCGCAGCCCTCGAAGGCCAGCACATCCAGATGGTCAACGTCAGCGGCGGGCAGAGCCTGCTGGAACTGCGCGGCCCGAACGTGCGCGAAGTGCTGATGAAGTCCACCAGCTATGATGTACACCCGAACAACTTCCCGGTGGGCAAGGCAGTTGGCACCGTGTTCGCCAAGTCGCAACTGGTGATCCGCCGTACCGCCGAAGACACTTGGGAACTGGTGATTCGCCGCAGCTTCGCCGATTACTGGTGGCTGTGGCTGCAGGACGCGTCGGCCGAATACGGCCTGAGCATCGAGGCTTAA
- the purU gene encoding formyltetrahydrofolate deformylase — protein sequence MSRAPDTWILTADCPSMLGTVDVVTRYLFEQRCYVTEHHSFDDRLSGRFFIRVEFRQPDDFDEAGFRAGLAERSDAFGMAFELTAPNHRPKVVIMVSKADHCLNDLLYRQRIGQLAMDVVAVVSNHPDLEPLAQWHKIPYYHFALDPKDKPGQERKVLQVIEETGAELVVLARYMQVLSPELCRRLDGWAINIHHSLLPGFKGAKPYHQAYNKGVKMVGATAHYINNDLDEGPIIAQGVEVVDHSHYPEDLIAKGRDIECLTLARAVGYHIERRVFLNANRTVVL from the coding sequence ATGAGTCGGGCACCGGATACCTGGATTCTCACCGCCGACTGCCCGAGCATGCTCGGCACCGTCGACGTGGTGACGCGTTACCTCTTCGAGCAGCGCTGCTACGTCACGGAGCACCACTCCTTCGATGACCGCCTGTCGGGGCGCTTCTTCATTCGCGTGGAGTTCCGCCAGCCGGACGATTTCGACGAAGCCGGCTTCCGTGCCGGCCTTGCCGAGCGCAGCGATGCGTTTGGCATGGCCTTCGAGCTAACCGCGCCCAACCACCGCCCGAAGGTGGTGATCATGGTGTCCAAGGCCGACCACTGCCTGAACGACCTGCTGTACCGCCAGCGCATCGGTCAGCTGGCCATGGACGTGGTGGCGGTGGTGTCCAACCACCCCGACCTTGAGCCGCTGGCGCAGTGGCACAAGATTCCTTACTACCACTTTGCGCTCGACCCTAAGGACAAGCCGGGGCAGGAGCGCAAGGTGCTGCAGGTAATCGAGGAAACCGGCGCCGAGCTGGTGGTACTTGCCCGTTACATGCAGGTGCTGTCGCCTGAGCTGTGCCGGCGCCTGGACGGCTGGGCGATCAACATTCACCACTCGTTGTTGCCGGGGTTCAAAGGCGCTAAGCCTTATCACCAGGCGTACAACAAGGGCGTGAAGATGGTTGGCGCCACGGCGCACTACATCAACAACGACCTCGACGAAGGGCCGATCATTGCCCAGGGGGTCGAGGTGGTGGACCACAGCCATTATCCGGAAGACCTGATTGCCAAGGGGCGTGACATTGAGTGCCTGACCCTGGCGCGGGCGGTGGGGTATCACATTGAGCGGCGGGTGTTCCTCAACGCCAATCGGACAGTCGTGCTCTAA
- the fdhA gene encoding formaldehyde dehydrogenase, glutathione-independent: MSGNRGVVYLGAGKVEVQKIDYPKMQDPRGKKIEHGVILKVVSTNICGSDQHMVRGRTTAQVGLVLGHEITGEIVEKGSDVERMQIGDLVSVPFNVACGRCRSCKEMHTGVCLTVNPARAGGAYGYVDMGDWTGGQAEYVLVPYADFNLLKLPERDKAMEKIRDLTCLSDILPTGYHGAVTAGVGPGSTVYVAGAGPVGLAAAASARLLGAACVIVGDLNPARLAHAKSQGFEVVDLSKDTPLHEQIVDILGEPEVDCAVDAVGFEARGHGHEGAKHEAPATVLNSLMQVTRVAGQIGIPGLYVTEDPGAVDAAAKIGALSIRFGLGWAKSHSFHTGQTPTMKYNRQLMQAIMWDRINIAEVVGVQVINLDQAPEGYGEFDAGVPKKFVIDPHKMWGAA, from the coding sequence ATGTCTGGCAATCGTGGAGTGGTATATCTCGGCGCCGGCAAGGTCGAGGTGCAGAAGATCGACTACCCGAAAATGCAGGACCCACGCGGCAAGAAGATTGAGCACGGCGTGATCTTGAAGGTGGTCTCCACCAACATCTGCGGTTCCGACCAGCACATGGTCCGCGGCCGCACCACTGCCCAGGTCGGCCTGGTCCTGGGCCACGAAATCACCGGTGAGATCGTCGAGAAGGGCAGCGACGTCGAGCGCATGCAGATCGGCGACCTGGTCTCGGTACCGTTCAACGTCGCCTGTGGCCGTTGCCGCTCCTGCAAAGAGATGCACACCGGTGTTTGCCTCACCGTCAACCCAGCACGCGCTGGCGGTGCCTACGGCTACGTCGACATGGGCGACTGGACCGGCGGCCAGGCCGAATACGTGCTGGTGCCGTACGCCGACTTCAACCTGCTGAAACTGCCAGAGCGCGACAAGGCCATGGAGAAGATCCGTGACCTGACCTGCCTGTCCGATATTCTGCCAACCGGCTACCACGGTGCCGTGACTGCCGGCGTTGGCCCAGGCAGCACTGTCTACGTTGCTGGTGCTGGCCCGGTCGGCCTGGCAGCTGCTGCTTCGGCGCGCCTGCTTGGCGCTGCCTGCGTCATCGTTGGCGACCTCAACCCGGCCCGCCTGGCCCACGCCAAGTCTCAGGGCTTCGAAGTGGTCGATCTGTCCAAGGACACCCCGTTGCACGAGCAGATCGTCGATATCCTCGGCGAGCCGGAAGTGGATTGCGCCGTCGACGCTGTCGGCTTTGAAGCCCGCGGCCACGGCCACGAAGGTGCCAAGCATGAAGCCCCGGCTACCGTGCTGAACTCGCTGATGCAAGTGACCCGCGTCGCCGGCCAGATCGGTATCCCGGGCCTGTACGTGACCGAAGACCCGGGCGCGGTCGATGCCGCCGCCAAAATTGGCGCGCTGAGCATCCGCTTCGGCCTGGGCTGGGCCAAGTCGCACAGCTTCCACACTGGCCAAACTCCGACCATGAAGTACAACCGCCAGCTGATGCAGGCGATCATGTGGGACCGCATCAACATTGCCGAAGTGGTTGGTGTACAGGTGATCAACCTGGACCAGGCGCCGGAAGGTTATGGCGAGTTCGATGCAGGCGTACCGAAGAAATTCGTGATCGACCCGCACAAGATGTGGGGGGCTGCTTGA
- a CDS encoding DUF2780 domain-containing protein, with the protein MKAFTLATLMTLAASPVFAFNLSDAANAVSAMQTPAQQGQVQAPAAQANLLNTLGSELKITPEQAVGGAGAMLGLARNNLSSDDYGQLTKAVPGLDLLAGANVLGGLSGLGDLLGKNSESQSALSNALGNNVENRSDLDNAFKALGMDTGMIGQFAPLLLQYLGQQGIAGSLLQNLGSLWTTPAPLTQPSV; encoded by the coding sequence ATGAAAGCATTCACCCTGGCAACCCTGATGACCCTGGCCGCAAGCCCGGTGTTCGCCTTCAATCTCAGCGACGCCGCCAACGCCGTGTCCGCGATGCAGACCCCGGCGCAACAAGGCCAGGTGCAGGCGCCTGCGGCGCAGGCCAATCTGCTCAACACCCTGGGCAGCGAATTGAAGATCACCCCCGAACAGGCTGTGGGCGGGGCAGGGGCGATGTTGGGGCTGGCGCGTAATAACCTGAGTTCCGATGACTACGGCCAGTTGACCAAAGCCGTGCCAGGCCTGGACTTGCTTGCCGGGGCCAATGTACTGGGTGGCTTGAGTGGGTTAGGGGATTTGCTCGGCAAGAACAGCGAGAGCCAGTCGGCATTGAGCAATGCGTTGGGTAACAACGTGGAGAACCGCAGCGACCTGGACAACGCGTTCAAGGCGCTGGGGATGGATACCGGGATGATCGGGCAGTTTGCGCCTTTGCTGCTGCAATACCTGGGGCAGCAGGGGATTGCCGGGTCGCTGTTGCAGAACCTGGGGAGCTTGTGGACCACTCCCGCGCCATTGACCCAACCGTCGGTCTGA
- a CDS encoding acyltransferase, translating into MRRLLTGILTTTLLLLNTVVLICPLLVFALLKLVLPGRGRDYASWAVMWVAETWSEIDKAIFALCIPTQWDIRGVENLRKDTSYLAVSNHQTWVDIPALIESLNRRTPFFKFFLKKELIWVPLLGLAWWGLDYPFMKRYSKAFLEKHPELKGKDLEITKAACELFKRQPVTVVNYLEGTRFSEAKRQQQQSPYRYLLKPKAGGVAFVLAALGDQLDALLDVTIVYPGNKAPGFWALLNGSISRVIIDIQVRELDPALWSGDYENDPEFRQTVQAWVNQLWAGKDERIEQLRAEIS; encoded by the coding sequence ATGCGTCGCCTGCTGACCGGCATTCTCACCACCACCCTGCTGCTGCTCAACACCGTGGTGTTGATCTGCCCGCTGCTGGTCTTCGCCCTGCTCAAGCTGGTGCTGCCGGGCCGCGGGCGTGACTATGCCTCGTGGGCGGTGATGTGGGTGGCGGAAACCTGGTCGGAGATCGACAAGGCCATCTTTGCCCTGTGTATCCCCACGCAGTGGGACATCCGTGGCGTCGAGAACCTGCGCAAGGACACCTCGTACCTGGCGGTGAGCAACCACCAGACCTGGGTCGACATTCCGGCACTGATCGAAAGCCTCAACCGCCGCACACCGTTCTTCAAATTCTTTCTGAAAAAAGAGCTGATCTGGGTACCACTGCTGGGCCTGGCCTGGTGGGGCCTGGATTACCCGTTCATGAAGCGCTACAGCAAGGCGTTTCTGGAAAAGCACCCGGAGCTGAAGGGTAAGGACCTGGAGATCACCAAGGCCGCCTGCGAGCTGTTCAAACGCCAGCCCGTGACGGTGGTGAACTACCTGGAAGGCACGCGCTTTAGCGAGGCCAAGCGCCAGCAGCAGCAGTCGCCTTATCGTTACCTGCTAAAACCCAAGGCGGGTGGCGTGGCGTTCGTACTCGCGGCGTTGGGGGACCAGCTGGATGCCTTGCTGGATGTGACCATCGTCTACCCCGGCAACAAGGCCCCGGGTTTCTGGGCCCTGCTCAATGGCAGCATCAGCCGGGTGATTATCGACATTCAGGTGCGTGAGCTCGACCCGGCGCTATGGTCGGGGGATTACGAGAATGACCCTGAGTTCCGGCAAACCGTGCAGGCCTGGGTGAACCAGCTGTGGGCGGGCAAGGACGAACGGATCGAGCAGCTGCGGGCGGAGATCAGCTGA
- a CDS encoding ATP-dependent zinc protease codes for MKPLLALLSLLALPVMAAEPTLYGRYENIALPELGETLKAKMDTGAFTASLSAKDIELFTRDGDEWVRFRLATKDSNGKVYEHKVSRISKIKGRADEEDEGDAPEISKRPVVDLELCLGDVKRTVEVNLVDRSSFNYPLLIGSKALREFKAAVNPAKKFTAGKPDC; via the coding sequence GTGAAACCTCTGCTTGCCCTGTTGTCGTTGTTGGCGCTGCCGGTAATGGCTGCTGAGCCCACCCTTTACGGCCGTTACGAGAACATTGCCCTGCCCGAGTTGGGCGAAACCCTTAAAGCCAAGATGGACACCGGTGCCTTTACCGCTTCGCTGTCGGCCAAGGACATCGAGCTGTTCACCCGTGATGGCGACGAGTGGGTGCGCTTCCGCCTGGCGACCAAGGACTCGAACGGCAAGGTGTACGAGCACAAGGTCTCGCGCATCAGCAAGATCAAGGGCCGTGCCGATGAAGAGGACGAGGGCGATGCGCCAGAGATCTCCAAGCGCCCGGTGGTCGACCTGGAGCTGTGCCTGGGTGACGTGAAGCGCACCGTGGAGGTCAACCTGGTCGACCGCAGCAGCTTCAACTACCCGTTGCTGATTGGCTCCAAGGCGCTGCGCGAGTTCAAGGCCGCGGTCAACCCGGCCAAGAAGTTTACGGCTGGCAAGCCTGACTGCTAA
- a CDS encoding glutathione S-transferase: protein MSTMTLFHSPLSPFVRKVMVVLHETGQLERVKLQPVNISPVSGDPQLNQDNPIGKIPALRLEDGTVLHDSRVICEYLDLQHVGLPLLPREGSARWRRMTLVSQADAITDAAVSSRYESFLRPEDKRWDGWLEAQAEKIRRSLANLEQEHLPELMSGFDLAAIGVACALGYLDLRQPEFGWRERQPGLAAWYAEVAKRPSMLATAPVA, encoded by the coding sequence ATGAGCACGATGACCCTGTTCCACTCGCCCCTGTCGCCTTTCGTACGCAAGGTCATGGTGGTGTTGCATGAAACCGGCCAGCTTGAGCGGGTAAAGCTGCAGCCGGTGAACATCAGCCCAGTCAGCGGCGACCCGCAGCTCAACCAGGACAACCCGATCGGCAAGATCCCGGCCCTGCGCTTGGAAGACGGCACCGTGCTGCACGACAGCCGGGTGATCTGCGAGTACCTCGACCTGCAGCATGTTGGCCTGCCGCTGCTGCCGCGCGAGGGCTCGGCGCGCTGGCGGCGCATGACCCTGGTGTCGCAGGCCGATGCGATCACGGATGCGGCGGTGTCGAGCCGCTATGAGAGCTTCCTGCGGCCTGAGGACAAACGCTGGGACGGCTGGCTCGAAGCGCAGGCCGAGAAGATTCGCCGTAGCCTGGCCAACCTGGAGCAGGAACACCTGCCAGAGCTGATGTCCGGGTTCGACCTGGCGGCGATCGGTGTGGCTTGCGCACTGGGCTACCTGGACCTGCGTCAACCCGAGTTTGGCTGGCGCGAGCGCCAGCCTGGGTTGGCGGCGTGGTATGCCGAGGTGGCCAAGCGGCCGTCAATGCTGGCAACGGCACCAGTAGCCTGA
- the msrA gene encoding peptide-methionine (S)-S-oxide reductase MsrA, translated as MVLRSEILVNKNVMPTAEQALPGRETPMKLPEFHYVFKDTPLLGPFFEGAIDFAIFGLGCFWGAERRFWQREGVVSTVVGYAGGFTPHPTYEEVCSGLTGHTEVVLVVFDKDKVSYRELLAMFWELHNPTQGMRQGNDIGTQYRSAIYCTSPEQLEQAKASRDAFQAELSKAGFGEITTEIDQAPTVYFAEAYHQQYLAKNPDGYCGIGGTGVCLPPSLQGN; from the coding sequence ATGGTCCTGCGTTCGGAAATCCTGGTGAACAAAAACGTCATGCCTACCGCGGAACAGGCCCTGCCTGGCCGCGAAACGCCAATGAAGTTGCCCGAATTCCATTACGTGTTCAAAGACACCCCACTGCTCGGCCCGTTCTTCGAAGGCGCTATCGACTTCGCCATCTTCGGCCTGGGTTGCTTCTGGGGCGCCGAACGCCGCTTCTGGCAGCGTGAAGGCGTGGTCAGCACCGTGGTTGGCTATGCGGGCGGCTTCACCCCCCACCCCACCTACGAAGAAGTCTGCTCGGGCCTGACCGGCCACACCGAAGTGGTGCTGGTGGTCTTCGACAAGGACAAGGTCAGCTACCGCGAACTGCTGGCGATGTTCTGGGAACTGCACAACCCCACCCAGGGCATGCGCCAGGGCAACGACATCGGCACCCAATACCGCTCGGCCATCTATTGCACCAGCCCGGAACAGCTTGAGCAGGCCAAGGCCAGCCGCGATGCGTTCCAGGCCGAGCTGAGCAAGGCCGGCTTCGGCGAAATCACCACCGAAATCGACCAGGCGCCGACCGTGTACTTCGCCGAGGCCTACCACCAGCAGTACCTGGCCAAGAACCCGGACGGCTACTGCGGTATCGGCGGTACCGGCGTGTGCTTGCCACCGAGCCTGCAGGGTAACTGA